In the genome of Cupriavidus malaysiensis, one region contains:
- a CDS encoding tripartite tricarboxylate transporter substrate binding protein, with protein MRPGARRRAPARAFALLAALGAAALFGAGPAAAAAAEPYPQRPIRLVLPYPPGGPTDLLARVVAVRMGDTLGQSVVVDNKPGASGMIGAEAVARAVPDGYTLLANASLHVINPSIYPRMRYDAFRDFVPVTQLAEVPLVLVVNADSPVRTVQDLIALAKEKHGALNFGSAGNASAQQLAGESFKLAAHVSMQHVPYKGSSPALTDLMGGQIQLMFDSMPSAMPFIKSGKLRAVAVTTRKRARALPDVPTVAESGLPGFDISTWYGLWVPRGTPPAVVETLATNAAQALRQPEVQRQYAEMGAEPVGSTPAEFARYTEAEGRKWAEIVRRSGARADQ; from the coding sequence ATGCGTCCCGGCGCGCGGCGCCGCGCGCCGGCACGGGCCTTCGCCCTGCTGGCGGCACTGGGCGCGGCGGCGCTGTTCGGCGCCGGCCCGGCCGCGGCCGCGGCCGCCGAGCCTTATCCGCAACGGCCCATCCGCCTGGTGCTGCCCTATCCGCCCGGCGGCCCGACCGACCTGCTGGCGCGCGTGGTCGCCGTGCGCATGGGCGACACGCTCGGGCAGAGCGTGGTGGTCGACAACAAGCCCGGCGCCAGCGGCATGATCGGCGCCGAAGCCGTGGCACGCGCCGTCCCGGATGGCTACACCCTGCTGGCCAATGCCTCGCTGCATGTGATCAATCCCAGCATCTACCCCAGGATGCGCTACGACGCCTTCCGCGATTTCGTGCCGGTCACCCAGCTCGCCGAGGTGCCGCTGGTGCTCGTCGTCAACGCCGATTCGCCGGTGCGCACGGTGCAGGACCTGATCGCGCTGGCCAAGGAGAAGCACGGCGCCCTCAACTTCGGCTCGGCCGGCAACGCCTCGGCGCAGCAACTCGCGGGCGAGTCCTTCAAGCTGGCCGCGCATGTGTCGATGCAGCACGTGCCCTACAAGGGCAGCTCGCCGGCGCTGACGGACCTGATGGGCGGACAGATCCAGCTGATGTTCGACTCGATGCCGTCGGCCATGCCCTTCATCAAGTCGGGCAAGCTGCGCGCGGTGGCCGTCACCACCCGCAAGCGCGCCCGCGCGCTGCCCGACGTGCCGACCGTGGCCGAGTCGGGCCTGCCCGGCTTCGACATCAGCACCTGGTACGGGCTGTGGGTGCCGCGCGGCACGCCGCCGGCGGTGGTCGAGACACTCGCCACCAACGCCGCGCAGGCGCTGCGGCAGCCGGAAGTGCAGCGCCAGTATGCCGAGATGGGAGCGGAACCGGTCGGCTCCACGCCGGCGGAATTCGCCCGCTACACCGAGGCCGAGGGCCGCAAGTGGGCCGAGATCGTGCGCCGCTCGGGGGCCAGGGCCGACCAGTGA
- a CDS encoding NADPH:quinone oxidoreductase family protein, translated as MRAVLCEAFGPPGSTRLAEVARPPADDAHTVTLAVEYASVSHATGLMVAGRYQTRPPLPFVPGTEAVGRVLSCGAGVTRLRPGDRVVAIADWGCFGEVLRLPEYTVYPVPDALEALQALPVPLSYGTAYCGLVWRCALQAGETVLVLGAGAGVGLAAVEIAHQLGATVIACASTEAKRAEALRRGAAHAVAPQDLAARVKQLTGGRGADVVADPVGGDLFDQALRAAAANARLLSIGFASGRVPQAPLNLLLVKNLTLHGFFVGRYIGWTPADERARHAPALQAVMQTLFDWACAGRIRPTVSQVYPHGGLADALHALETRQVVGKVALRIAADGPPDTANDSLKKN; from the coding sequence ATGCGTGCCGTGCTGTGCGAAGCCTTCGGCCCGCCCGGATCCACCCGACTGGCCGAGGTCGCGCGCCCGCCGGCGGACGATGCGCACACCGTCACGCTGGCGGTCGAGTACGCCAGCGTCAGCCACGCCACCGGCCTGATGGTGGCCGGGCGCTACCAGACGCGGCCGCCCCTGCCCTTCGTGCCCGGCACCGAAGCGGTCGGCCGCGTCCTCTCCTGCGGCGCCGGCGTGACGCGGCTGCGTCCGGGCGACCGCGTGGTGGCCATCGCCGACTGGGGCTGCTTCGGCGAAGTGCTGCGGCTGCCCGAATACACCGTCTATCCGGTGCCCGACGCCCTCGAAGCGCTGCAGGCGCTGCCAGTGCCGCTTTCCTATGGCACCGCCTACTGCGGCCTGGTATGGCGCTGCGCGCTGCAGGCCGGCGAGACCGTGCTGGTGCTCGGCGCCGGCGCCGGCGTCGGGCTGGCGGCGGTAGAAATCGCGCACCAGCTCGGCGCCACCGTGATCGCCTGCGCCAGCACCGAGGCCAAGCGCGCCGAAGCCCTGCGGCGCGGCGCCGCTCATGCGGTGGCGCCGCAGGATCTCGCCGCCCGGGTCAAGCAACTGACGGGCGGGCGCGGCGCCGACGTGGTGGCCGACCCGGTCGGCGGCGACCTGTTCGACCAGGCCTTGCGGGCCGCCGCCGCCAACGCGCGCCTGCTCAGCATCGGCTTCGCCAGCGGGCGCGTCCCGCAGGCGCCGCTCAACCTGCTGCTGGTGAAGAACCTGACGCTGCACGGCTTCTTCGTCGGCCGCTACATCGGCTGGACACCCGCCGACGAGCGTGCCCGCCACGCCCCCGCGCTGCAGGCGGTGATGCAGACCCTGTTCGACTGGGCATGCGCGGGCCGGATCCGCCCGACCGTCTCGCAGGTGTACCCGCACGGCGGCCTGGCCGACGCGCTGCACGCGCTCGAGACGCGGCAGGTGGTGGGCAAGGTCGCGCTGCGGATCGCGGCAGACGGGCCGCCGGATACCGCGAACGATTCCCTGAAGAAGAACTAG
- a CDS encoding CaiB/BaiF CoA transferase family protein: MATPAASRAFPSPPAASELPFAGLRVLDISQGIAGPYCAHILWQQGAEVIKVDPPSGDWGRHVGVVRGELSALAIAYNGGKRGVCIDAATPDGRRLLRTLARQADVVVQNFRPQVATRLGVGYADLAAEQPALVYVSISGYGADGPYADHPASDSVMQADSGLMFTNRGADGTPRRVGMLLADAATGLYAAQAAAAALCRRFRREAMPAPQGAPSGAHVELSLFDACCALQANNILEYAIQGAVAAGPVSAPNGVFATRDGSLSVLALNNAQFSRLCQALERPEWLQDARFADNAARMAHAPWLHAAVADCLARHDTAHWQRVLQAHDVLHAPVRDYHQVLDHPQAAQQGSFQPLAQPGLGTLPFAGVPARGLRRPAGAAPRIGEHTEAVLSEAGIAPAQIAAWLRDGVVRQAPALPAAHGDLA; this comes from the coding sequence ATGGCAACCCCTGCTGCATCCCGCGCGTTCCCTTCCCCGCCCGCCGCCTCCGAGCTGCCCTTCGCCGGCCTGCGCGTGCTCGACATCAGCCAGGGCATCGCCGGCCCCTACTGCGCGCACATCCTGTGGCAGCAGGGCGCCGAGGTGATCAAGGTGGACCCGCCCTCCGGCGACTGGGGGCGCCATGTCGGCGTGGTACGCGGCGAGCTGAGCGCGCTGGCCATCGCCTACAACGGCGGCAAGCGCGGCGTCTGCATCGATGCCGCCACCCCGGATGGACGGCGCCTGCTGCGCACGCTGGCGCGCCAGGCTGACGTCGTGGTGCAGAACTTCCGCCCGCAGGTGGCCACGCGGCTGGGGGTGGGCTACGCGGACCTGGCGGCGGAGCAGCCGGCCCTGGTCTATGTGTCGATCAGCGGCTACGGCGCCGACGGCCCCTACGCGGACCACCCCGCCTCCGACTCGGTGATGCAGGCCGACAGCGGCCTGATGTTCACCAACCGCGGCGCGGACGGCACCCCGCGCCGCGTCGGCATGCTGCTGGCCGATGCCGCCACCGGCCTGTACGCCGCGCAGGCGGCCGCGGCCGCGCTGTGCCGCCGCTTCCGGCGTGAAGCCATGCCGGCTCCGCAAGGAGCGCCATCCGGCGCGCATGTCGAGCTGAGCCTGTTCGACGCCTGCTGCGCCCTGCAGGCCAACAATATCCTTGAGTACGCGATCCAGGGCGCGGTCGCCGCCGGGCCCGTCAGCGCCCCCAATGGGGTGTTCGCCACACGCGACGGCAGCCTCAGCGTGCTGGCGCTCAACAATGCCCAGTTCAGCCGCCTGTGCCAGGCGCTGGAGCGGCCGGAATGGCTGCAGGATGCACGCTTCGCCGACAACGCCGCACGCATGGCGCACGCGCCATGGCTGCATGCCGCGGTGGCCGACTGCCTGGCCCGCCACGACACCGCGCACTGGCAGCGCGTGCTGCAGGCGCATGACGTGCTGCACGCGCCGGTGCGCGACTACCACCAGGTCCTGGACCACCCCCAGGCAGCGCAGCAGGGCAGCTTCCAGCCGCTTGCGCAGCCGGGCCTGGGCACCCTGCCTTTCGCCGGCGTGCCGGCGCGGGGCCTGCGGCGGCCGGCCGGCGCGGCACCCCGCATCGGCGAGCACACCGAGGCGGTGCTGAGCGAGGCGGGCATCGCCCCGGCACAGATCGCCGCCTGGCTGCGCGACGGCGTGGTGCGGCAGGCGCCGGCGCTGCCCGCCGCGCACGGAGACCTGGCATGA
- a CDS encoding LysR family transcriptional regulator yields MIDNSLDLNLIRLFVTLVEARTLTAAAARSGMTRSNVSRRLKLLEQQLGAQLMRRTTRHVEPTEAGRLLYAHGVRMLDELQAAGASIDSLGQTVRGDVRIRLPTGLGHLYLAQVLLDFAQQYPAISLRVLINDFIGDLIPAEVDVALKITSTPPEDHVARRIGAVRWCLCATPAYLARRGAPAGPAELPGCALIAPASLGRRFDLKLTAAGEPQVLRVSPRIQSGDYPFLREAVLAGLGVALLPRYAVWQQIGRGELEEVLPGHEPEGVGDSIYMLTAPNRFPTLATRTLMDFIRARLQGQEAVWEGMPAHTVPA; encoded by the coding sequence ATGATTGACAATTCCCTCGACCTCAACCTCATCCGCCTCTTCGTCACGCTGGTCGAGGCCCGTACCCTGACGGCGGCGGCCGCGCGCAGCGGCATGACGCGCTCCAATGTCTCGCGGCGCCTGAAGTTGCTGGAGCAGCAGCTCGGCGCGCAGTTGATGCGGCGCACCACGCGCCATGTGGAACCGACCGAAGCCGGCAGGCTGCTCTATGCCCATGGGGTACGCATGCTGGACGAACTGCAGGCGGCGGGTGCGTCGATCGACAGCCTGGGGCAGACCGTGCGCGGCGACGTGCGTATCCGCCTGCCGACCGGGCTGGGCCATCTCTACCTGGCGCAGGTGCTGCTGGACTTCGCGCAGCAGTATCCGGCCATCTCATTGCGGGTGCTGATCAACGACTTCATCGGTGACCTGATCCCGGCGGAAGTCGACGTGGCGCTCAAGATCACCTCCACGCCGCCCGAGGACCACGTGGCGCGTCGCATCGGTGCCGTGCGCTGGTGCCTGTGCGCCACGCCGGCCTACCTGGCGCGGCGGGGCGCGCCTGCGGGCCCCGCCGAACTGCCGGGCTGCGCGCTGATCGCGCCGGCCTCGCTGGGCCGCCGCTTCGATCTCAAGCTGACCGCGGCCGGCGAGCCGCAGGTGCTGCGGGTGTCGCCGCGCATCCAGTCGGGCGACTATCCCTTCCTGCGCGAGGCGGTGCTGGCGGGCCTGGGCGTGGCGCTGCTGCCGCGCTATGCGGTCTGGCAGCAGATCGGCCGTGGCGAACTGGAGGAGGTCTTGCCCGGCCACGAGCCGGAAGGCGTGGGCGACAGCATCTATATGCTGACCGCGCCCAACCGTTTTCCGACGCTGGCCACGCGTACCCTGATGGATTTCATCCGCGCGCGCCTGCAGGGGCAGGAAGCCGTGTGGGAGGGCATGCCGGCACACACGGTGCCGGCATGA
- the kdgD gene encoding 5-dehydro-4-deoxyglucarate dehydratase: protein MTTPQELKQIVSEGLLSFPVTDFDAQGNFRPDTYVERLEWLAPYGATALFAAGGTGEFFSLTPDDYANVIRTAVETCAGKVPILAGAGGPTRTAIAYAKEAQRLGAKGVLLMPHYLTEACEAGIAAHVEEVCKAIDIGVIVYNRANSRLTADMLERLADRCPNLIGFKDGVGEIENMVRIRRRLGDRLSYLGGLPTAEVYAAAYKALGVPVYSSAVFNFIPKTAMDFYRAIAADDHATVGKLLDEFFLPYLEIRNRRAGYAVSIVKAGAKLVGHDAGPVRAPLTDLDAQELEQLDALIRKLGPQ from the coding sequence ATGACCACACCGCAAGAACTGAAGCAGATCGTCTCCGAAGGCCTGCTCTCCTTCCCCGTCACCGACTTCGATGCCCAGGGCAACTTCCGCCCCGACACCTATGTCGAGCGGCTCGAATGGCTGGCCCCCTACGGTGCGACTGCCCTGTTCGCGGCCGGCGGCACCGGCGAGTTCTTCTCGCTGACGCCGGATGACTACGCCAACGTCATCCGCACCGCGGTCGAGACCTGCGCGGGCAAGGTGCCCATCCTGGCCGGCGCCGGCGGCCCCACCCGCACCGCCATCGCCTACGCCAAGGAAGCCCAGCGCCTGGGCGCCAAGGGCGTGCTGCTGATGCCGCACTACCTGACCGAAGCGTGCGAGGCCGGTATCGCCGCCCACGTCGAGGAAGTCTGCAAGGCCATCGATATCGGCGTGATCGTCTATAACCGCGCCAACTCGCGCCTGACCGCCGACATGCTGGAACGGCTCGCGGATCGCTGCCCCAACCTGATCGGCTTCAAGGATGGCGTGGGCGAGATCGAGAACATGGTGCGCATCCGCCGCCGCCTGGGCGACCGCCTGTCCTACCTGGGCGGCCTGCCGACCGCCGAAGTCTACGCCGCCGCCTACAAGGCGCTGGGCGTGCCGGTGTACTCCTCGGCGGTGTTCAACTTCATCCCGAAGACGGCGATGGACTTCTATCGCGCCATCGCCGCCGACGACCACGCCACCGTGGGCAAGCTGCTCGACGAGTTCTTCCTGCCCTACCTGGAGATCCGCAACCGCCGCGCAGGCTATGCGGTGAGCATCGTCAAGGCCGGCGCCAAGCTGGTCGGCCACGACGCCGGCCCGGTGCGCGCGCCGCTGACCGACCTGGACGCCCAGGAGCTCGAACAGCTCGACGCGCTGATCCGCAAGCTCGGACCGCAGTAA
- the garD gene encoding galactarate dehydratase, protein MAPLYIRMHPQDNVAIVANDGGLAEGGVFPCGLVLRERVPQGHKVALADLAAGDPVIRYNVVIGYAARDLPRGSWVNERVIEMPPAPALDDLPICTRAAGPMAPLEGYTFEGFRNADGSVGTRNILAITTTVQCVSGVVEHAVRRIKAELLPRYPNVDDVIGLEHTYGCGVAIDAPDAAVPIRTLRNIALNPNFGGTAMMVSLGCEKLQPERLLPPGTIPIQAGAGEVQVGVVCLQDEQHVGFGSMIAAIMEMAETHLAKLNARRRETCPVSDLVVGVQCGGSDAFSGVTANPAVGFATDLLVRAGAAVMFSEVTEVRDGIGQLTARAATPEVAQAMIREMAWYDAYLQRGRVDRSANTSPGNKKGGLSNIVEKAMGSIVKSGSAPISGVLAPGEKLRQKGLIYAATPASDFICGTLQLAAGMNLHVFTTGRGTPYGLAEVPVIKVATRSDLARRWHDLMDVDAGRIATGQATIEEVGWELFRLMLDVASGRKQTWAEHHQLYNALALFNPAPVT, encoded by the coding sequence ATGGCCCCGCTCTATATCCGCATGCATCCCCAGGACAACGTGGCCATCGTCGCCAACGACGGCGGCCTGGCCGAAGGCGGCGTCTTCCCCTGCGGCCTGGTGCTGCGCGAGCGCGTGCCGCAGGGCCACAAGGTGGCGCTGGCGGACCTGGCCGCGGGCGATCCCGTGATCCGCTACAACGTGGTGATCGGCTACGCGGCGCGCGACCTGCCGCGTGGCAGCTGGGTCAACGAGCGGGTGATCGAGATGCCGCCCGCGCCGGCGCTGGACGACCTGCCGATCTGCACGCGCGCCGCCGGGCCGATGGCGCCGCTGGAGGGTTACACCTTCGAGGGCTTCCGCAATGCCGACGGCTCGGTCGGCACGCGCAACATCCTCGCCATCACCACCACCGTGCAATGCGTGTCGGGCGTGGTCGAGCACGCGGTGCGGCGCATCAAGGCCGAGCTGCTGCCGCGCTACCCCAATGTCGACGACGTGATCGGGCTGGAGCACACCTACGGCTGCGGCGTGGCGATCGACGCGCCGGATGCGGCGGTGCCCATCCGTACCCTGCGCAATATCGCGCTGAACCCCAATTTCGGCGGTACCGCGATGATGGTCAGCCTGGGCTGCGAGAAGCTGCAGCCCGAGCGCCTGCTGCCGCCCGGCACCATTCCCATCCAGGCCGGCGCCGGCGAAGTGCAGGTCGGCGTGGTCTGCCTGCAGGACGAACAGCACGTGGGCTTCGGTTCCATGATCGCTGCCATCATGGAGATGGCCGAGACCCACCTGGCCAAGCTGAACGCGCGCCGCCGCGAGACCTGCCCGGTCTCCGACCTGGTGGTCGGCGTGCAGTGCGGCGGCAGCGACGCCTTCTCCGGCGTGACGGCCAATCCGGCGGTGGGTTTTGCCACCGACCTGCTGGTGCGCGCCGGTGCCGCGGTGATGTTCTCGGAAGTGACCGAGGTGCGCGACGGCATCGGCCAGCTCACCGCGCGCGCCGCCACGCCCGAGGTGGCGCAGGCGATGATCCGCGAGATGGCCTGGTACGACGCCTACCTGCAGCGCGGCCGCGTGGACCGCAGCGCCAACACCTCGCCAGGCAACAAGAAGGGCGGCCTGTCCAACATCGTGGAAAAGGCCATGGGCTCGATCGTCAAGTCCGGCAGCGCGCCGATCAGCGGCGTGCTGGCGCCGGGCGAGAAGCTGCGCCAGAAGGGCTTGATCTACGCCGCCACGCCGGCCAGCGACTTCATCTGCGGCACGCTGCAGCTTGCCGCCGGCATGAACCTGCACGTCTTCACCACCGGCCGCGGCACGCCCTACGGGCTGGCCGAAGTGCCGGTGATCAAGGTCGCCACGCGCAGCGACCTGGCGCGCCGCTGGCACGACCTGATGGACGTGGACGCGGGCCGTATCGCCACCGGCCAGGCCACCATCGAGGAGGTGGGCTGGGAGCTGTTCCGCCTGATGCTCGACGTCGCCAGCGGCCGCAAGCAGACCTGGGCCGAGCACCACCAGCTCTACAACGCGCTGGCGCTGTTCAACCCGGCGCCGGTGACCTGA
- a CDS encoding sigma-70 family RNA polymerase sigma factor produces the protein MAAEAGIQQEIQALYRGHHDWLHGWLRRRLGCAHRAADLAHDTFMRLLAREEALQVLEPRAFLSTVAQRVLANHWRREKLEQAYLEALACLPEPVVPSAEARAILLETLHEIDALLDGLPVPVKRAFLMAQLDGMSQLEIAAALDISVTTVKRYLVRAGTQCYFAQAGA, from the coding sequence ATGGCCGCCGAAGCGGGGATACAGCAGGAAATTCAGGCGCTTTACCGCGGTCACCACGACTGGCTGCATGGCTGGCTGCGGCGCAGGCTGGGCTGCGCGCACCGCGCTGCCGACCTCGCCCACGATACCTTCATGCGCCTGCTGGCGCGCGAGGAGGCGCTGCAGGTCCTGGAGCCGCGCGCCTTCCTGTCCACCGTGGCGCAACGCGTGCTCGCCAACCACTGGCGCCGCGAGAAGCTGGAACAGGCCTACCTGGAGGCGCTGGCCTGCCTGCCCGAGCCGGTGGTGCCGTCGGCCGAGGCGCGCGCCATCCTGCTGGAGACCCTGCACGAGATCGATGCCTTGCTGGACGGCCTGCCGGTGCCGGTCAAGCGTGCCTTCCTGATGGCCCAGCTCGACGGCATGAGCCAGCTCGAGATCGCCGCCGCGCTCGATATCTCCGTCACCACCGTCAAGCGCTACCTGGTGCGCGCCGGCACGCAGTGCTATTTCGCGCAGGCTGGGGCATGA
- a CDS encoding FecR domain-containing protein, with translation MSAAGSEGRARTLSARPPAISPEVARRAVEWLVTLQSAEADGRTRADWRRWVEAHPDHARAWRHIESFNGQLRQVASPLASAVARAALAAPGSPRRRHAVRALALLFAGGGAAWLAREQAPLQGWLADLHTGVGERRTVRLEDGTALVLNTDSAVDVRYGGTGRVVRLLRGEILVSTARDRQVPARPMLVETRQGRLRPLGTRFAVRQFEDSSWVGVLEGTVAVEPLDVAGGGPVVAAGGQVRFGRGGAEAAAPLADTAVAWTDGMLVASAMRLEDFLAELGRYRPGRLRCDPAVAGLRVSGTYPLADTGRVLDLLRTTLPVRIHFVTRYWVTVLPAPA, from the coding sequence ATGAGCGCGGCCGGCAGCGAAGGGCGCGCGCGCACGCTGTCCGCGCGCCCTCCGGCGATTTCCCCCGAAGTGGCGCGCCGCGCGGTCGAGTGGCTGGTCACGCTGCAATCGGCCGAAGCCGACGGGCGCACGCGCGCCGACTGGCGCCGCTGGGTGGAAGCGCATCCGGACCACGCGCGCGCCTGGCGCCATATCGAATCCTTCAACGGGCAACTGCGCCAGGTCGCTTCGCCGCTGGCCAGCGCGGTGGCGCGCGCGGCGCTGGCCGCCCCCGGCTCGCCGCGCCGGCGCCATGCCGTGCGCGCGCTGGCGCTGTTGTTCGCGGGCGGCGGCGCCGCCTGGCTGGCACGCGAGCAGGCGCCGCTGCAGGGCTGGCTGGCCGACCTGCACACCGGTGTCGGCGAACGCCGCACCGTGCGCCTGGAGGACGGCACGGCCCTGGTCCTGAATACCGACAGCGCCGTCGACGTGCGCTACGGCGGCACCGGGCGTGTGGTGCGGCTGTTGCGCGGCGAGATCCTCGTCAGCACCGCCAGGGACCGGCAGGTGCCGGCGCGCCCCATGCTGGTGGAGACGCGGCAGGGCCGCCTGCGGCCGCTGGGCACGCGCTTCGCCGTGCGCCAGTTCGAGGACAGCAGCTGGGTCGGTGTGCTGGAAGGCACCGTCGCGGTCGAGCCGCTCGACGTTGCCGGCGGCGGGCCGGTCGTGGCTGCCGGCGGGCAGGTCCGCTTCGGCCGGGGCGGGGCCGAGGCAGCGGCGCCGCTGGCCGACACGGCGGTGGCCTGGACCGACGGCATGCTGGTGGCCAGCGCCATGCGGCTGGAGGACTTCCTGGCGGAGCTCGGCCGCTACCGCCCGGGCCGCCTGCGCTGCGATCCCGCCGTGGCCGGGCTGCGTGTCTCGGGCACCTATCCGCTGGCCGATACCGGCCGCGTCCTCGACCTGCTGCGTACCACGTTGCCGGTGCGCATCCACTTCGTGACCCGCTACTGGGTCACGGTGCTGCCGGCGCCGGCCTGA
- a CDS encoding TonB-dependent receptor, producing MTHHHRPARSRAGSVSFRPARRAALGQQALRVLRHAMLGASLGGALPQAGLAQAAPAGAAAEAPRKSYDIPAGPLEAALNRFGREAGILLSFTPEQTAGRHSGGLRGSYGTAAGLAALLQGTGLAAVAQPNGGYALAPRSGAQAAAPAAGDAATALPQVTVSAQSIGSYRPAANSSVMRSDLPLQDTPQAVNVVPAQVLKDQRPRNLDDALANVSGITQGNTLAGTQDTLMKRGFGGNRDGSIMHNGMPLVQGRGLNAAADSVEVLKGPSSLLYGIMDPGGVINIVSKRPQLKQSTALSLLGSTYGHGKNGAGITLDTTGPLGESGLAYRMVADHVDEQYWRNFGVHRETLIAPSLAWYGRDTQVVLSYEYRDYLYPFDRGTAMDPRSGAPLPIPARRRLDEPFNNMVGNSHLAQLAVDHQFNGDWRAHFGYSYNRETYDANQIRITGINTTTGLVSRSNDATHGALSTDSYGIAYVDGNFQLGGMRNNLQMGMDSEYRLIYRADLLRQSVSSKFSYLNPVYGQISPSSTVSASDSDQTDALHNTSVFLQDSLYLTDRWILVAGMRFLSYSQWAGRGRPFHANTDIEGNRWLPRAGLVYKWSPALSLYASYTESLKPTSTIAPLSSGVVIDSAVAPERGRSWEVGAKADLAIGLTGTLALFDIDKRNVLVSQYNDAAKLTEWRTSGRARSRGVELDITGQVGPRWNVIASYAYIDAKTTEDPLYAGNRLWNVAQHTASLSAVYDFGSLFGGDRLRLGGGVHYVGNRPGDSANSFMLPAYAVADAFASYDTRVGGQKVRFQLNVKNLFNTVYYPSSANQYFVAVGDARQVSLLTTMEF from the coding sequence ATGACGCATCACCATCGCCCGGCCCGGTCCCGCGCCGGCTCCGTTTCCTTCCGACCCGCGCGCCGCGCCGCGCTCGGCCAGCAGGCCCTGCGCGTGCTGCGGCACGCCATGCTGGGTGCCAGCCTGGGCGGTGCGCTGCCGCAGGCAGGCCTTGCCCAGGCTGCCCCCGCCGGCGCGGCGGCCGAGGCGCCGCGCAAGTCCTACGACATTCCGGCCGGCCCGCTGGAGGCCGCGCTCAACCGCTTCGGCCGCGAGGCCGGCATCCTGCTGTCATTCACGCCGGAGCAGACGGCGGGGCGGCACAGCGGCGGCCTGCGCGGCAGCTATGGCACCGCCGCCGGCCTCGCCGCCCTGCTGCAGGGCACCGGCCTGGCCGCGGTGGCGCAGCCCAATGGTGGCTACGCGCTGGCGCCGCGGAGCGGTGCGCAGGCCGCAGCGCCGGCAGCGGGGGATGCCGCCACGGCCCTGCCGCAGGTGACCGTCAGCGCGCAGTCGATCGGCAGCTACCGGCCTGCCGCCAACAGCTCGGTGATGCGCTCGGACCTGCCGCTGCAGGACACGCCGCAGGCGGTCAACGTGGTGCCGGCCCAGGTGCTCAAGGACCAGCGCCCGCGCAACCTCGACGACGCGCTGGCCAACGTCAGCGGCATCACCCAGGGCAATACCCTGGCGGGAACCCAGGACACGCTGATGAAGCGCGGCTTCGGCGGCAACCGCGACGGCTCCATCATGCACAACGGCATGCCGCTGGTGCAGGGCCGCGGCCTGAATGCCGCGGCCGACAGCGTGGAGGTGCTCAAGGGGCCATCGTCGCTGCTTTACGGCATCATGGATCCGGGCGGCGTCATCAACATCGTCAGCAAGCGCCCGCAGCTCAAGCAGAGCACGGCCCTGTCGCTGCTGGGCAGCACCTACGGCCATGGCAAGAACGGCGCCGGCATCACGCTCGACACCACCGGCCCGCTTGGCGAATCGGGCCTGGCCTACCGCATGGTGGCCGACCATGTCGACGAGCAGTACTGGCGCAATTTCGGCGTTCATCGCGAAACCCTGATCGCGCCGTCGCTGGCCTGGTATGGCCGCGATACGCAGGTCGTGCTGTCCTACGAGTACCGCGACTACCTGTATCCCTTCGACCGCGGCACCGCGATGGATCCCCGCAGCGGCGCGCCGTTGCCGATCCCGGCCCGCCGGCGCCTGGACGAGCCGTTCAACAATATGGTCGGCAACTCCCACCTGGCCCAGCTGGCCGTGGACCACCAATTCAACGGCGACTGGCGCGCGCACTTCGGCTACAGCTACAACCGCGAGACCTACGACGCGAACCAGATCCGCATCACCGGCATCAATACCACCACCGGCCTGGTGAGCCGCAGCAACGACGCCACCCACGGCGCGCTCAGCACGGACAGCTACGGCATCGCCTACGTCGACGGCAACTTCCAGCTCGGCGGCATGCGCAACAACCTGCAGATGGGCATGGACAGCGAATACCGCCTGATCTACCGCGCCGACCTGCTGCGCCAGTCCGTGTCCAGCAAGTTCAGCTACCTGAACCCGGTGTACGGGCAGATCAGCCCGTCCAGCACGGTCTCCGCCAGCGACAGCGACCAGACCGACGCCCTGCACAACACCTCGGTGTTCCTGCAGGACAGCCTCTACCTGACCGACCGCTGGATCCTGGTGGCCGGCATGCGCTTCCTTTCGTACAGCCAGTGGGCCGGACGCGGCCGTCCCTTCCATGCCAACACGGACATCGAGGGCAATCGCTGGCTGCCGCGCGCCGGCCTGGTCTACAAGTGGAGCCCGGCGCTGTCGCTCTATGCGAGCTATACCGAATCGCTCAAGCCGACCTCGACCATCGCGCCGCTGAGTTCCGGCGTGGTGATCGATTCGGCCGTGGCGCCGGAGCGGGGCAGGTCGTGGGAAGTGGGCGCCAAGGCCGACCTGGCCATCGGCCTGACCGGCACGCTGGCGCTGTTCGATATCGACAAGCGCAACGTACTGGTGTCGCAGTACAACGATGCCGCCAAGCTGACCGAATGGCGCACCTCGGGGCGGGCGCGCTCGCGCGGTGTCGAGCTGGATATCACCGGCCAGGTCGGGCCGCGCTGGAACGTCATCGCCAGCTATGCCTACATCGATGCCAAGACCACCGAGGATCCGCTCTACGCGGGCAACCGCCTGTGGAACGTGGCGCAGCACACCGCCTCGCTGTCCGCCGTCTATGACTTCGGCAGCCTGTTCGGCGGCGACCGCCTGCGCCTGGGCGGCGGCGTGCACTACGTCGGCAACCGGCCCGGCGACTCGGCCAACAGCTTCATGCTGCCGGCCTACGCGGTGGCCGACGCCTTCGCCAGCTACGACACACGCGTCGGCGGACAGAAGGTGCGTTTCCAGCTCAATGTCAAGAACCTGTTCAACACGGTCTACTACCCGTCCAGCGCCAACCAGTACTTCGTCGCCGTGGGCGACGCGCGCCAGGTGTCGCTGCTGACCACGATGGAGTTCTGA